Genomic window (Rhodothermales bacterium):
AATTCCTTATCACCATGAACTCGTAGCGCTGTCGGATCAGCGCTAGAGAGAGGCCCATCGTTATTTCAACGGCGGGCCTCTTTGCGTATAGGGCCAGACGAATTCGCCGGACTATGGACGTTTTCCCTTCAGTTACGTGCGTGCTTTTCGACATGGACGGAGTGCTCGTCGACGTGTCGCGATCGTACCGTTCTGCTGTTGCGCAGACCGCCGAGCACTTTACCGGTCAGGTTGTCGAGCCGCACGTGATACAGGAATACAAGAACCGCGGTGGTTTCAACGATGATTGGGAACTGACGCACGCGATCATTCGCGAAACAGGCGTTGAGGTTCGCCTCGACGACGTCGTACGCGAGTTTCAGATACGGTATCGCGGATCCGCGTGGAATGGACTGATCGCCGACGAGACCCCGCTGGTGCCGCATTCGCTCCTCGAAGGTCTCGCGATCACCGGCATCGACATCGGCGTCGTAACCGGGCGTCCCGCTGAGGAAGCCCTGTGGACGATCGAACACTTAGAGTGGTCGCGCTTCTTCAAAGTCGTCATCGCGCGAGAGCAGCAGGGAGAGAGACCCAAACCGGACGGTTACCCACTTACCAGAGCACTGGAGCAGCTACGAGAATTCTCCAGAGATCATCTACCCGGGGAATCGGCCTACGTCGGTGACACTATCGACGACATGCAGGCCGCAACAAACGCCGGGGTCATACCCGTGGGTTTCGTTCCCCCCTATCTGGAGACCGGCGCGCATAGCGAGCTGCTCCGCAGCCATGGCGCGCGATTCGTCGTCTCCAGTCACGAGGCGCTGGCTCTACTGGTCGGATTGGTTTAGCCGACCGGTCCCGAAATCTGTCAGGTAGACGCAGCGGCCGTCTCGGCCGTAGGCTCCGGTAGGAAATAGTGAACCATGAATGCCATGACGACAATGGATGCGGTGGCCA
Coding sequences:
- a CDS encoding HAD hydrolase-like protein, with translation MDVFPSVTCVLFDMDGVLVDVSRSYRSAVAQTAEHFTGQVVEPHVIQEYKNRGGFNDDWELTHAIIRETGVEVRLDDVVREFQIRYRGSAWNGLIADETPLVPHSLLEGLAITGIDIGVVTGRPAEEALWTIEHLEWSRFFKVVIAREQQGERPKPDGYPLTRALEQLREFSRDHLPGESAYVGDTIDDMQAATNAGVIPVGFVPPYLETGAHSELLRSHGARFVVSSHEALALLVGLV